From Vreelandella neptunia, the proteins below share one genomic window:
- the sbcB gene encoding exodeoxyribonuclease I translates to MAPPNAAPASFLWHDYETFGADPRRDRPAQFAALRTDADLNEIGEPIELYCKPADDYLPHPAACLITGITPQKAQRHGLPEAEFAGEIQRHMSEPGTCVVGYNSLRFDDEVSRHLFYRNLLDPYSREWQNGNSRWDLIDVVRAFYALRPDGIEWPLREDGAPSFKLEHLTAANGIAHEGAHDAVADVRATIALARLLKARNAKLFDYLLGLRGKRAVAKQLDLPNAKPLLHISRRYPASRGCSALVMPLAEHPTNPNGVIVYDLSVDPSDMLSMSAEQIRERVFVSQQDLTEGEARIPLKVIHINRCPVVFPASALKDVEGPQQGEYGAIVARLGLDVAACRQHWKTLRDASGVAAKVAEVFSAGYDDAPQDPDLMLYSGSFFSAADRQQMERVREMEPWDLVGQRFAFQDPRLEEMLFRFRARSYPDTLEGEEREQWEAFRWMRINDPALAGFTLKAFAREIAQYNQQTLTDRERQILEELVMFVEAMMPAQAFDA, encoded by the coding sequence ATGGCGCCACCCAATGCTGCCCCTGCCAGTTTTCTATGGCATGACTATGAAACCTTCGGGGCGGATCCGCGTCGCGACCGGCCCGCTCAGTTTGCTGCCCTGCGCACTGATGCCGATCTGAACGAGATCGGTGAGCCGATCGAGCTCTACTGCAAGCCCGCCGATGATTACTTGCCTCATCCTGCCGCCTGTTTGATTACCGGTATTACCCCTCAAAAAGCTCAACGCCATGGTCTACCCGAGGCAGAGTTCGCTGGCGAGATTCAGCGCCATATGAGTGAGCCGGGCACCTGCGTGGTGGGCTATAACAGCCTGCGTTTTGATGACGAAGTCTCCCGCCATCTGTTTTACCGCAATCTGCTCGACCCTTATTCCCGTGAGTGGCAAAACGGCAATTCCCGCTGGGATTTAATCGATGTTGTGCGCGCCTTTTATGCACTGCGCCCGGATGGCATTGAGTGGCCGCTGCGCGAAGACGGCGCGCCCAGCTTCAAGCTTGAGCACTTAACCGCGGCGAACGGCATTGCCCATGAGGGTGCCCACGATGCGGTAGCCGACGTGCGCGCCACGATCGCCTTGGCCCGTTTGCTCAAAGCGCGCAATGCGAAGCTGTTCGACTATCTACTCGGCCTGCGCGGTAAACGTGCGGTGGCCAAGCAGCTCGACCTACCCAACGCCAAACCGCTGCTGCATATCTCCCGCCGTTATCCCGCCAGCCGGGGCTGTAGTGCGTTGGTCATGCCGCTGGCCGAACATCCAACCAACCCTAATGGGGTGATCGTTTACGATTTGAGCGTTGATCCCAGCGATATGTTGAGTATGTCGGCGGAGCAGATTCGTGAGCGCGTGTTTGTCAGCCAGCAGGATTTAACCGAAGGCGAGGCGCGTATTCCGCTGAAGGTGATCCATATCAACCGCTGCCCGGTGGTGTTTCCCGCCAGTGCCTTGAAAGACGTTGAGGGGCCTCAGCAGGGTGAGTATGGTGCCATCGTTGCGCGCTTAGGCTTGGATGTGGCGGCCTGTCGGCAGCACTGGAAAACCCTGCGCGATGCCAGCGGTGTTGCCGCCAAGGTCGCCGAGGTGTTTAGTGCAGGTTACGACGATGCGCCGCAAGACCCGGATCTAATGCTCTATTCGGGCAGCTTCTTCTCCGCCGCCGACCGTCAGCAGATGGAGCGAGTGCGAGAGATGGAGCCGTGGGATTTGGTGGGGCAGCGCTTTGCGTTTCAGGATCCGCGCTTGGAAGAGATGCTGTTTCGCTTTCGTGCGCGCAGTTACCCCGACACGTTGGAAGGTGAAGAGCGCGAGCAGTGGGAAGCATTTCGCTGGATGCGGATCAATGATCCGGCCTTGGCGGGCTTTACGCTTAAGGCGTTTGCGCGGGAAATTGCTCAGTACAATCAGCAAACCCTCACTGATCGTGAGCGCCAGATTCTGGAAGAACTGGTGATGTTTGTGGAAGCCATGATGCCGGCTCAAGCGTTTGACGCCTGA
- the minE gene encoding cell division topological specificity factor MinE, with product MKLLEFLKRERRKSASVAKERLQIIVAHQRSQRGQPDYMPMLERELLEVIRRYVHVDDDAIQISLDSEDNCSVLELNVTLPKS from the coding sequence ATGAAATTACTGGAGTTCTTGAAGCGTGAGCGCAGGAAATCTGCCTCGGTAGCCAAAGAACGCTTGCAAATTATTGTGGCACATCAGCGCAGTCAGCGCGGCCAGCCCGACTATATGCCGATGCTGGAGCGCGAACTGCTTGAGGTGATCCGTCGCTACGTCCACGTGGATGACGACGCCATTCAAATTTCCTTGGACAGTGAAGACAACTGCTCGGTGCTGGAGCTTAACGTTACGCTTCCCAAGAGCTGA
- a CDS encoding LysR family transcriptional regulator, translated as MDLNALRIFERVAATGSFTATARHFHRAVSSVSRQIASLEEALGQQLFYRHTRAVTLTEAGWRYYQEVREILERLDLATEALTAPNTAPSGVLRLNAPVAFGQRQIVPILHHFQRRYPAIKAELMLTDQLTDPVREGIDITFRVGELADSTLVARRLASMNYVVAAAPAYIQRCGRPNSPDDLEHHDCLLYQGEMGRQRWYFHHADQPQAFAYKVDGSLYSNDAESLVRAALMGQGLVMFPTWLIADELASGKLLPLLEAWRCEVVPGRRDIHVLYAQRRLHTRKVSAFLDHLFEMVGPMPRWDRWREQQTV; from the coding sequence ATGGATCTCAATGCGCTACGCATCTTTGAACGCGTTGCCGCGACAGGCAGTTTTACCGCCACCGCACGTCACTTTCATCGGGCTGTGTCCTCTGTCTCGCGTCAGATTGCCTCTTTAGAGGAGGCGCTTGGCCAGCAGCTGTTCTATCGCCACACACGCGCCGTAACGCTGACCGAGGCGGGCTGGCGATACTATCAGGAAGTTCGCGAGATACTTGAACGACTCGACCTGGCGACAGAAGCGCTAACGGCTCCTAATACAGCGCCTAGCGGCGTGCTGCGCCTCAATGCTCCCGTGGCTTTCGGCCAGCGCCAAATCGTGCCGATTCTGCATCACTTCCAGCGCCGCTACCCGGCAATCAAAGCCGAACTGATGCTGACCGATCAACTGACCGACCCGGTGCGCGAGGGCATCGACATCACCTTTCGTGTCGGAGAATTGGCCGACTCCACGCTGGTCGCACGCCGCCTAGCGTCAATGAACTACGTGGTAGCCGCTGCCCCCGCCTATATACAGCGCTGCGGTAGGCCCAACAGCCCAGATGACCTTGAACACCACGACTGCCTGCTCTACCAGGGTGAAATGGGCCGCCAGCGCTGGTACTTCCATCATGCCGATCAGCCGCAAGCCTTCGCTTACAAAGTCGACGGCAGCCTGTATAGCAACGATGCCGAGAGTCTGGTGAGAGCAGCGCTAATGGGGCAGGGGCTGGTGATGTTCCCTACCTGGCTAATCGCTGATGAGCTAGCCTCGGGCAAATTGCTGCCCCTGCTCGAAGCGTGGCGTTGTGAAGTCGTGCCAGGCAGGCGCGATATCCACGTGCTCTACGCCCAGCGTCGGCTGCACACCCGCAAGGTAAGCGCTTTTCTGGATCATCTGTTTGAGATGGTGGGGCCTATGCCGAGATGGGATCGCTGGCGTGAGCAGCAGACGGTGTAA
- a CDS encoding DUF349 domain-containing protein, translating into MHGLLRRLFAPRWQHPDPEVRRQALQRLNPEQAEQRQALQSLTQDSDSQIRLAALLALDDCVGLVDAYPHHQQDEAWFNAICQRLSGREGHTDLHQRQTLVEQIEEPRVLSAVALQGDNLNLRLTALSKLNDENDLIHQACHNGVAAVRHQAAERIEDEEGLKRLLKEARRDRQVVRLARERLNRLRSDAQWLEAEEQQRETLLKQLEQHARAPWEPLYGGRFRHLERQWEQLTQPPSVEQEQRFHQALLACRKTLHDHETQEQARQQSDERREEAENTREQLLEGIEETLDGLRHASAMTVQDIDSLRAQRQLLGQRWQALSDIHPPSETMRQRYTLAIHHYDQCLEAWQRWCSVSTDIETALTGGDHATLAKLISECQWPEALTPPALLGRAKAALNAENTAPSQPAEDNATLEAHGAELDTFEHLLERGAFKSASRLHQRLKQRIEALESPAAQPLKTRLKHLAARLAELRDWRGFVAGPKREQLCESIETLANDLHMAEEALDRHHRQLVKEWKALGDAAANREQSARFRSASDRIHERLAPWRDQLSEERETNLQAREALCDQLESLLAQPAEDADPDVLRQIRDKARHQWRHYSPVPRERSEAVGRRFGTIRHQLQALIDQRAETIAAQKRDLISQVSALRSDTSQPLAQRIHLTKQLQQQWRALGRAPKGEEQTLWKTFRHECDQLFAQRDAHKNEQAARQQQQLDEMQTLIDAMDSWQPIEASESATLERFIEQANQLEPLPRNRRSEGMQKRMSGIVRARRERLNRLAVANTVQQWHSIMPLVNAHLAADQRYLSEGTPSDVEAQTVLGSSLPTAFNEAHNARNQQRHSVAVPLSDADRARIADSLARLRVHLSMLAVGSVRQSDEPLRLAIQVERLNEGFNQERSRDQEVIDILIALLALGPMPATLWDAEVEELDNLLSRLARVPLP; encoded by the coding sequence ATGCACGGACTGTTAAGACGCCTGTTTGCCCCTCGGTGGCAGCACCCTGACCCCGAGGTACGCCGTCAGGCCCTCCAACGACTGAACCCCGAGCAAGCAGAACAGCGACAAGCGCTGCAGTCGCTCACTCAAGATAGCGACAGCCAGATTCGCCTTGCCGCTCTGTTGGCCCTGGATGACTGCGTAGGCCTGGTCGACGCTTACCCACACCATCAGCAGGATGAAGCCTGGTTCAATGCCATTTGCCAACGGCTCAGCGGGCGTGAAGGACATACCGACCTTCACCAACGCCAAACATTGGTCGAGCAGATAGAAGAGCCACGGGTGCTGAGCGCGGTCGCCCTCCAGGGCGACAACCTTAATCTACGCTTGACCGCCCTGAGCAAGCTGAATGATGAGAATGACCTAATTCATCAAGCTTGCCACAACGGTGTGGCCGCCGTTCGCCATCAGGCCGCCGAGCGCATTGAGGACGAGGAGGGGCTTAAGCGATTATTGAAAGAGGCACGCCGTGACCGCCAGGTGGTTCGTCTGGCACGGGAACGCCTCAACCGCTTGCGCAGCGACGCCCAGTGGCTGGAGGCGGAAGAGCAGCAGCGCGAAACGCTCCTGAAACAGCTTGAGCAGCACGCCCGTGCCCCCTGGGAACCGCTTTACGGCGGGCGCTTTCGCCACCTTGAACGGCAGTGGGAACAGCTGACTCAGCCGCCAAGCGTGGAGCAGGAGCAGCGTTTTCATCAAGCCCTACTCGCTTGCCGCAAGACGCTTCACGACCACGAAACCCAGGAGCAGGCTCGCCAGCAGAGCGACGAGCGCCGTGAAGAAGCCGAAAACACTCGCGAGCAGCTGCTCGAAGGCATCGAAGAAACCCTTGATGGTCTGCGCCACGCCTCAGCCATGACCGTGCAGGATATCGACAGCCTGCGCGCCCAGCGCCAACTGCTAGGCCAACGCTGGCAGGCGCTATCTGATATCCATCCGCCCAGCGAGACTATGCGCCAGCGCTACACGTTGGCGATTCATCACTACGACCAGTGCTTAGAGGCATGGCAGCGCTGGTGCTCGGTCAGCACCGACATCGAAACCGCACTGACCGGTGGCGACCACGCTACCCTGGCTAAATTGATTAGCGAATGCCAATGGCCGGAGGCCCTAACGCCGCCCGCGCTGCTCGGCCGTGCCAAAGCGGCTCTCAACGCTGAAAACACCGCGCCCTCGCAGCCGGCAGAAGACAACGCCACACTGGAGGCCCATGGCGCGGAACTCGACACCTTTGAGCACTTGTTAGAGCGCGGCGCCTTTAAAAGCGCCAGCCGCCTGCATCAGCGGCTAAAACAACGCATTGAAGCGCTGGAAAGCCCCGCTGCTCAACCGCTCAAAACGCGCTTGAAGCACTTGGCTGCCCGGCTTGCAGAATTACGCGACTGGCGGGGCTTTGTCGCAGGTCCAAAGCGCGAACAGCTATGTGAAAGCATCGAAACTCTCGCTAACGACCTCCACATGGCGGAAGAAGCGCTTGACCGCCACCATCGCCAACTGGTCAAAGAGTGGAAAGCGCTGGGCGATGCAGCGGCTAACCGCGAGCAGTCTGCTCGCTTTCGCAGCGCCTCGGATCGCATCCACGAGCGCCTCGCCCCCTGGCGAGACCAGCTCAGCGAAGAGCGTGAGACCAACCTTCAAGCCCGCGAAGCGCTATGCGATCAGTTGGAAAGCCTGCTAGCCCAGCCTGCCGAAGACGCCGATCCCGATGTGCTAAGGCAAATCCGCGACAAAGCGCGCCACCAGTGGCGCCATTATAGCCCCGTTCCCCGTGAACGCTCCGAGGCCGTTGGCCGGCGCTTTGGTACCATTCGTCATCAGCTACAGGCGCTGATCGATCAGCGTGCTGAAACGATCGCCGCGCAAAAACGGGATCTGATCAGCCAAGTGAGCGCGCTGCGCAGCGACACAAGCCAGCCTCTTGCCCAGCGCATTCACCTGACCAAACAGCTGCAGCAGCAGTGGCGAGCGCTAGGCCGGGCGCCCAAAGGTGAAGAGCAAACGCTGTGGAAAACCTTCCGCCACGAGTGTGATCAACTCTTTGCCCAGCGCGATGCGCATAAAAATGAGCAGGCGGCGCGCCAGCAACAGCAGCTTGATGAGATGCAAACCCTCATCGACGCAATGGATAGCTGGCAGCCTATTGAAGCGAGTGAGTCGGCCACCTTGGAGCGCTTTATCGAACAGGCCAACCAGCTTGAGCCGTTGCCCCGCAATCGGCGCAGCGAAGGAATGCAGAAGCGGATGAGCGGCATCGTGCGTGCGCGCAGAGAACGCTTAAACCGTCTGGCGGTTGCCAATACGGTTCAACAGTGGCACTCGATAATGCCGTTAGTGAACGCACACTTGGCTGCTGACCAGCGCTACCTCAGCGAGGGAACCCCAAGCGATGTGGAAGCGCAAACGGTTCTCGGCAGCTCACTCCCTACCGCCTTTAATGAGGCGCATAACGCGCGCAATCAACAGCGCCATAGCGTCGCGGTACCGCTATCAGACGCTGATCGCGCTCGCATCGCCGATTCCCTTGCCAGGCTGAGAGTGCACCTATCGATGCTGGCCGTGGGTAGTGTGCGGCAAAGCGATGAGCCACTGCGCCTGGCGATTCAGGTAGAGCGTTTGAATGAAGGCTTCAACCAAGAGCGCAGCCGTGATCAAGAAGTGATCGACATCTTGATTGCACTATTGGCGCTAGGGCCAATGCCAGCCACGCTATGGGATGCTGAAGTGGAAGAGTTGGATAACCTGCTCAGCCGACTGGCGCGCGTCCCGCTACCTTAG
- the phbB gene encoding acetoacetyl-CoA reductase, whose product MANQAPVAWVTGGTGGIGTAICRSLADAGYLVVAGYRNPDKAKSWLETQHADGYNNIELSGVDLADHNACLEGAREIHDKYGPISVLVNCAGITRDGTMKKMTYEQWYEVLDTNLNSVFNTCRSVIEMMLENGYGRIINISSINGRKGQFGQVNYAAAKAGMHGLTMSLAQETATKGITVNTVSPGYIATDMIMNIPEKVREAIRETIPVKRYGTPEEIGRLVTFLADKESGFITGANIDINGGQFMG is encoded by the coding sequence ATGGCCAATCAAGCCCCCGTCGCCTGGGTAACTGGTGGAACTGGTGGTATCGGTACGGCAATTTGTCGTTCGTTGGCAGATGCGGGATATTTAGTCGTGGCGGGTTATCGCAACCCCGACAAGGCTAAATCCTGGCTAGAAACGCAGCACGCTGACGGCTATAACAATATCGAATTGTCGGGTGTCGATCTTGCTGACCACAACGCCTGCCTGGAAGGTGCCCGCGAAATCCATGACAAGTATGGCCCCATTAGTGTGCTGGTGAACTGTGCGGGGATTACCCGTGATGGCACCATGAAGAAAATGACCTATGAGCAGTGGTACGAAGTGCTCGACACCAACCTCAATAGCGTGTTTAACACCTGCCGTAGCGTCATTGAGATGATGCTTGAGAATGGCTATGGCCGGATTATCAATATTTCATCCATCAATGGCCGTAAAGGTCAGTTTGGTCAGGTCAACTACGCGGCGGCGAAAGCCGGTATGCATGGCTTGACCATGTCGCTGGCACAGGAAACAGCGACCAAAGGGATTACCGTCAATACCGTATCGCCTGGCTATATCGCCACCGATATGATCATGAATATTCCTGAAAAAGTGCGCGAGGCAATCCGGGAAACAATCCCAGTGAAGCGCTATGGCACGCCAGAGGAGATTGGCCGATTGGTCACCTTCTTAGCCGATAAGGAGTCAGGTTTTATCACCGGTGCGAACATCGATATCAACGGTGGTCAGTTCATGGGCTAG
- the minC gene encoding septum site-determining protein MinC → MSLNVDSAAVAFTFKGGMLPMTVMELSSADPEQIRQQLAGKFSQSPAFFQHTPVVLSVEKLDEPHLALERICAVCRDHKLLPVAVRGGTEPVRQSAWALGLGWFPPVAEGRARVLESVSNSPVQEVTREEAVSEAEAPSLATRLYRGTVRSGQQVSASDGDLVVIGAVNAGAEVLAAGSIHVYGALRGRALAGIHGNTQAGIYCRELEAELLSVAGNYKRSEDIDAQLLRRPAEVHFIKEQLEIKPLS, encoded by the coding sequence ATGAGCCTTAACGTGGATAGTGCCGCAGTGGCCTTTACCTTCAAAGGCGGCATGCTGCCGATGACCGTCATGGAGCTAAGTAGCGCTGATCCGGAGCAAATCCGGCAACAGTTGGCTGGCAAATTCTCCCAGTCCCCTGCTTTCTTTCAGCATACACCGGTTGTCCTCAGCGTGGAAAAACTCGATGAACCCCACTTAGCCCTTGAGCGCATTTGTGCCGTGTGCCGTGACCATAAGCTGTTGCCGGTAGCCGTGCGCGGCGGCACTGAGCCGGTTCGCCAATCGGCCTGGGCGCTGGGGTTGGGTTGGTTTCCTCCGGTGGCAGAGGGCCGCGCCCGGGTGCTGGAAAGTGTCAGTAACTCGCCAGTGCAAGAAGTCACCCGTGAGGAGGCAGTGAGCGAGGCGGAAGCGCCTTCGCTTGCCACGCGGCTTTATCGCGGTACCGTGCGGTCGGGGCAGCAAGTAAGCGCCTCTGATGGAGATTTAGTGGTGATTGGGGCGGTGAATGCCGGGGCAGAAGTGCTGGCCGCGGGAAGTATTCATGTTTATGGCGCGTTGCGTGGCCGTGCGCTGGCGGGCATTCATGGTAATACCCAAGCGGGTATCTACTGCCGAGAATTGGAGGCTGAACTGCTTTCTGTGGCAGGCAACTACAAGCGCTCGGAAGATATTGATGCACAGCTTCTGAGGCGGCCCGCAGAAGTTCACTTTATAAAAGAACAGCTTGAAATTAAGCCACTGAGCTAA
- the minD gene encoding septum site-determining protein MinD: MAKIIVVTSGKGGVGKTTSAAAISTGLALRGKKTVVIDFDVGLRNLDLIMGCERRVVYDLVNVIQGEAGLNQALIRDKRVENLFILPASQTRDKDALTQEGVAEILEKLREDFDFILCDSPAGIERGAQLAMYFADEAIVVTNPEVSSVRDSDRILGLLASKTRRAEQGDDPIKEHLLVTRYNPERVTSGDMLTLDDIREILAINLLGLIPESEAVLRASNQGVPVTHDISSDAGQAYSDTVSRLLGEDMPLRFHELQRKGLLSRMFGGARR, from the coding sequence TTGGCCAAGATAATTGTAGTGACCTCTGGTAAAGGAGGGGTCGGTAAAACCACTAGCGCGGCAGCCATCTCAACGGGGCTTGCGCTGCGCGGTAAAAAAACAGTCGTCATCGATTTTGATGTGGGCCTGCGGAATCTCGACCTGATCATGGGCTGCGAACGACGCGTGGTATATGACTTAGTCAACGTGATTCAAGGTGAAGCGGGGCTTAACCAGGCGCTGATTCGCGATAAGCGTGTCGAGAATCTGTTTATTTTGCCAGCTTCCCAGACCCGCGATAAGGATGCCCTGACCCAAGAGGGGGTCGCGGAGATCCTGGAGAAATTGAGAGAAGATTTCGACTTCATTCTTTGCGACTCTCCCGCTGGTATAGAGCGTGGTGCGCAGTTGGCCATGTACTTTGCCGACGAGGCGATTGTGGTTACCAACCCTGAAGTATCGTCAGTGCGTGACTCTGACCGTATTTTGGGGCTACTAGCCTCGAAAACCCGGCGTGCAGAGCAGGGCGATGACCCTATCAAAGAGCACCTGTTGGTGACCCGCTATAACCCAGAGCGAGTTACCTCTGGCGATATGCTGACGCTTGACGATATTCGCGAGATTTTAGCGATTAATTTGCTGGGCTTAATTCCTGAATCGGAAGCCGTACTGCGTGCTTCTAACCAGGGGGTGCCGGTAACCCACGATATCTCCAGCGACGCGGGCCAAGCCTATAGTGATACGGTATCGCGCCTGCTCGGTGAGGACATGCCGCTGCGTTTTCACGAATTGCAGCGCAAAGGCCTGCTGAGCCGTATGTTTGGGGGGGCGCGCCGATGA
- a CDS encoding insulinase family protein: protein MLRSTCITRWRVFPQCAVIGVIASMALTPRAFAATDDAVNDAIADTVTPIISPYDSRDYRVLTLDNGLNVLLVSDPEADKAAASMNVRVGSAQDPDDLKGLAHFLEHMLFLGTEPYPESDAYQRYISNNAGSHNAFTAQQDTNYFFDIEPSALPGALDRFSEFFLSPLFNADHLESERNIVHSEYMARIRDESRRENDVLNQLLNPDNPTTGFAVGSRETLASPPEGEATLRERVIDFYHQHYDANVMNLAVVAPQPLDTLEEWVAERFADIPDNDLSVPTIDAPLVDSDTLPRYIERQSLQDRRQLRFYFPVPDPTDDYRTKPTQVIAHLLGDEGEASLLAVLRDAGLADGLSAGVGRGDGNEALFTISISLTPAGAERLDDIEATLFAAIEQLRNDGLAGWRYEEQAKLNEQAFRFQQYGAPQQEATRLSMSLSRYPVEDVQYAAYRMDGPDAERQQAYLDALTPDNMLRFYSAPDIESNTVSPWFNTQWDEQVPEQPGQPLSGLALPGPNPFIASDLTLLEGQDERPSLLVETPSFTAWHMQDDRFNTPKVEWRVSLQSPTASYSAHEAVLTRLLASWLNDSLNESLYPAWLAGQSFSAYPHARGMTLSFSGWRDGQTPLIEQALEQLESAEITDSAFERVRYQLQREWRNAPQASLYGQASRTLGEALLTPQWSTAELLAASDRFDRSHLEDFRQRFLDDLYVDAMAVGNLDADLASEQTQLMRARLKPRLKRDDIANLTPLAASEEHSVLHPHSSRDESLVLRYLQGRDQTPEEQATTMVIAQWLETPFYQQLRTEQQLGYIVNAGYSPLLEAPGIALMVQSPDVESGTIAERMDVFLDEANQRLEQLSDADLAPYRQAVHDQLRQRDTSLAGMANRYWQATALEDVRFDRRDQLAELVLNVSLEDIKALWPSLREHSLDIRFNPGDEPSDVSDYREKRSPLPKTK, encoded by the coding sequence ATGTTGCGATCCACTTGCATAACCCGCTGGCGTGTTTTCCCGCAGTGCGCAGTGATTGGCGTTATCGCCAGCATGGCGTTAACGCCGCGGGCCTTCGCGGCCACCGATGACGCCGTTAACGATGCCATTGCTGACACGGTCACCCCGATCATTAGCCCCTATGACAGCCGCGATTACCGGGTCTTAACGCTCGATAACGGCCTCAATGTGCTGCTGGTCAGCGACCCGGAAGCGGACAAGGCGGCAGCGTCGATGAATGTGCGGGTAGGCAGCGCCCAAGATCCTGATGATCTTAAGGGGTTAGCACACTTTCTAGAGCATATGCTGTTTTTAGGCACCGAGCCCTACCCGGAATCTGATGCTTACCAACGCTATATTTCCAATAACGCGGGCTCTCACAACGCCTTTACCGCGCAGCAGGATACCAATTACTTTTTTGATATTGAGCCCTCGGCACTGCCGGGCGCGCTTGACCGTTTCAGCGAATTTTTCCTCTCGCCGCTGTTTAACGCCGACCACCTGGAGAGCGAGCGCAATATCGTTCACTCGGAGTACATGGCGCGTATTCGTGATGAGTCCCGGCGCGAAAACGATGTGCTCAACCAACTGCTCAACCCTGACAACCCCACCACCGGCTTTGCCGTGGGTAGCCGGGAAACCTTAGCCAGCCCGCCGGAAGGCGAGGCAACGCTACGCGAGCGGGTGATCGATTTTTATCACCAGCATTACGACGCCAATGTTATGAACCTGGCAGTAGTGGCGCCACAGCCGCTCGATACGCTTGAGGAGTGGGTAGCCGAGCGCTTTGCCGATATTCCCGACAACGACTTAAGCGTGCCGACGATTGACGCGCCGCTGGTTGATTCAGACACGCTACCCCGCTATATCGAGCGGCAGTCGCTACAGGATCGTCGTCAATTACGCTTCTACTTCCCAGTACCCGACCCCACTGACGACTACCGTACAAAGCCGACCCAGGTAATCGCCCACCTGCTTGGCGATGAAGGTGAAGCTAGCCTGTTAGCGGTACTGCGCGATGCAGGTCTGGCCGACGGGCTTTCCGCCGGTGTAGGCCGCGGCGATGGCAACGAAGCGCTATTCACTATTTCCATCAGCCTGACGCCCGCAGGCGCCGAACGCTTGGACGATATTGAAGCCACCCTGTTTGCCGCCATTGAGCAACTGCGCAATGATGGCCTCGCCGGATGGCGCTACGAAGAGCAGGCAAAACTCAATGAGCAGGCCTTCCGCTTTCAGCAGTATGGCGCCCCGCAGCAGGAAGCCACTCGCCTTTCCATGAGCCTATCTCGCTACCCAGTAGAGGACGTGCAGTACGCGGCCTACCGCATGGATGGCCCCGATGCAGAGCGTCAGCAGGCTTATCTTGACGCGCTAACGCCGGATAACATGCTGCGCTTCTACTCAGCACCGGATATCGAAAGCAACACCGTCTCACCTTGGTTCAACACCCAATGGGACGAGCAAGTGCCCGAACAGCCGGGCCAGCCCCTGAGCGGTTTGGCACTTCCGGGGCCCAATCCCTTTATCGCCAGTGACCTGACGCTGCTTGAAGGCCAGGATGAGCGCCCCAGCCTGCTAGTCGAAACACCATCATTTACCGCCTGGCATATGCAGGATGATCGTTTTAACACTCCCAAAGTTGAGTGGCGGGTCAGCCTACAAAGCCCCACCGCCAGCTACTCAGCTCATGAAGCAGTGCTCACTCGGCTGCTCGCCAGTTGGCTCAACGACAGTTTGAATGAATCCCTCTACCCAGCGTGGCTGGCCGGGCAATCGTTTAGCGCTTATCCCCACGCCAGGGGCATGACGCTATCGTTCTCAGGCTGGCGTGATGGCCAAACCCCGCTGATTGAACAAGCCCTTGAGCAATTAGAGAGCGCCGAAATCACCGACAGTGCCTTCGAGCGCGTGCGTTATCAGCTGCAGCGTGAGTGGCGCAACGCGCCCCAGGCGTCGCTCTACGGTCAAGCTAGCCGCACGCTGGGCGAAGCGTTACTCACGCCACAATGGTCTACCGCTGAGCTTCTCGCTGCCAGCGATCGCTTTGACCGCAGCCACCTGGAAGATTTTCGCCAGCGCTTTCTAGATGACCTGTACGTCGATGCCATGGCGGTGGGCAACCTGGACGCGGATCTGGCAAGTGAACAGACACAGCTGATGCGTGCCAGGCTAAAACCGCGGTTAAAGCGCGACGATATTGCCAACCTCACCCCGCTTGCAGCGAGTGAAGAGCACAGCGTGCTGCACCCTCACAGCTCTCGGGATGAGTCCTTGGTACTGCGCTATCTGCAAGGCCGCGATCAGACGCCAGAGGAGCAAGCCACCACCATGGTGATCGCTCAGTGGCTGGAGACACCGTTCTACCAACAGCTGCGCACCGAGCAGCAGCTCGGCTACATCGTGAACGCTGGCTATTCGCCGCTGCTCGAAGCGCCAGGGATTGCCCTTATGGTGCAATCACCCGACGTGGAGAGCGGCACCATTGCCGAGCGTATGGATGTGTTTCTGGATGAGGCTAACCAGCGTCTTGAGCAACTCAGCGACGCTGACTTAGCGCCTTATCGCCAGGCTGTTCACGACCAGTTGCGCCAGCGCGATACCAGCCTTGCGGGCATGGCTAACCGCTACTGGCAAGCCACCGCGTTGGAAGACGTGCGCTTTGATCGACGCGACCAACTGGCCGAGCTGGTGCTGAACGTTAGCCTTGAGGATATTAAGGCCCTATGGCCATCGCTGCGCGAACACAGCCTGGACATACGCTTTAATCCGGGCGACGAACCTAGTGATGTCAGCGACTATCGTGAGAAGCGCTCGCCCCTGCCCAAAACTAAATAA